From Ochotona princeps isolate mOchPri1 chromosome X, mOchPri1.hap1, whole genome shotgun sequence, one genomic window encodes:
- the LOC101524879 gene encoding cancer/testis antigen 55-like, translated as MMWAQKAQAGEKQDQKNSVSFITKADGTSARKSDESNLENQQGVLARSSGPCAVTDESLGPRSFETSTTPLRGAQSGIIDLEEIEVSEVSGSFPVADFSGDTPAARASDRDTVILADIVIAIWRGSVYMSERINFPLDVISEGFVPYKGDWLEVEYSIQPGTSKMKIHSVKPIMRNHVKEARVTSVDGRNGVIDDSFFFTLDTLICPKGYVPQVHDVVSVDIVESDQKQYLWRAFAINPIETSL; from the exons ATCAGAAGAACAGCGTATCTTTTATCACGAAAGCTGACGGAACAAGTGCCCGGAAATCAG ATGAGAGCAATCTGGAAAACCAACAGGGAGTTCTGGCCAGATCTTCTGGTCCTTGTGCTGTGACTGATGAGTCCCTCGGCCCCCGTAGTTTTGAGACAAGCACCACCCCGCTGAGAGGTGCACAGAGTGGTATTATTGATTTGGAAGAAATTGAAGTGTCTGAAGTGTCGGGATCCTTCCCG GTGGCTGACTTCTCTGGTGATACTCCTGCTGCTAGAGCATCCGACAGGGATACTGTCATTTTAGCTGATATTGTTATTGCTATATGGAGAGGTTCTGTCTATATGAGTGAAAGAATTAACTTCCCCCTGGATGTTATTTCTGaag GTTTTGTGCCTTATAAGGGAGACTGGTTGGAGGTTGAGTATTCAATTCAACCTGGCACCTCGAAAATGAAGATACACTCAGTGAAGCCTATTATGCGCAATCATGTCAAAGAG GCCCGGGTCACCAGTGTGGATGGAAGAAATGGGGTGATAGATGATAGCTTCTTTTTCACCCTAGATACACTGATATGCCCTAAGGGATACGTGCCTCAAGTCCACGATGTTGTCAGTGTGGACATTGTGGAGAGTGATCAGAAGCAGTATCTGTGGAGAGCATTTGCAATCAACCCAATTGAAACATCATTGTAA